In Dyadobacter sp. NIV53, a single window of DNA contains:
- the thiL gene encoding thiamine-phosphate kinase, producing the protein MEARTEISSLGEFGLIKRINQGIKNTLPDTIKGIGDDAAVIDLGTEEYGLLSSDMLMEGVHFDLTFFPLKHLGYKAISINVSDIAAMNGTPRQVTVNLALSNRFSVEAIDELYEGMKTACADFNVDLVGGDTSSSLSGLFISVSVFGKVQKDKIAYRNTAKPHDLLCVTGDLGGAYMGLQLLEREKQVFLADPNMQPDLEGKDYVIQRQLRPEARMDVVYELAEAGVLPTSMIDVSDGLASDLLHICAQSGVGAIVFEDKLPIDDQTYLAGTELNLSPITAAMNGGEDYELLFTVSQQAYDLIKNNPKISVIGYITDKKEEIMLHTQQDSRVPITAQGWS; encoded by the coding sequence ATGGAAGCAAGAACAGAAATCAGCAGCTTAGGCGAATTTGGCCTGATCAAAAGAATTAACCAGGGAATAAAAAATACTTTGCCTGATACTATAAAAGGAATTGGCGACGATGCAGCCGTAATCGATCTGGGAACAGAAGAATATGGATTGTTATCGTCGGACATGCTGATGGAAGGCGTGCATTTTGACCTTACATTTTTCCCTCTTAAACACCTGGGATACAAAGCTATATCAATTAATGTTTCTGACATTGCGGCTATGAACGGTACACCGCGGCAGGTTACCGTAAACCTGGCATTGAGCAATCGTTTTTCCGTAGAAGCAATCGACGAATTGTACGAAGGAATGAAAACGGCATGTGCTGATTTTAATGTAGATCTGGTGGGTGGCGATACTTCTTCTTCGTTATCAGGCTTGTTTATTTCGGTCAGCGTTTTTGGCAAAGTTCAAAAAGATAAAATTGCTTACAGAAATACGGCCAAACCACACGATCTGCTTTGTGTTACGGGTGATCTGGGTGGTGCTTATATGGGACTTCAGTTACTGGAAAGAGAGAAGCAGGTATTTTTGGCTGATCCTAATATGCAGCCTGATCTGGAAGGAAAAGATTATGTAATTCAGCGCCAGCTTCGCCCGGAAGCACGTATGGATGTAGTCTATGAACTGGCGGAAGCAGGCGTTTTGCCAACTTCCATGATTGATGTCTCAGACGGACTGGCTTCTGACCTGTTACATATTTGTGCACAATCAGGAGTTGGAGCTATTGTATTTGAAGATAAGCTCCCGATTGATGACCAGACTTATCTGGCTGGTACGGAGCTCAATCTCAGCCCGATCACAGCAGCCATGAATGGCGGAGAGGATTATGAATTACTTTTCACGGTTTCACAGCAAGCTTATGACCTGATCAAAAACAACCCGAAAATTAGTGTAATCGGATACATAACGGATAAAAAGGAAGAGATCATGCTTCATACCCAACAGGATAGCCGTGTTCCGATTACGGCGCAGGGCTGGAGTTAA
- a CDS encoding N-acetylglucosamine kinase, with product MISKPNILIADSGSTKTDWILKLSSGEHFQFHSAGLNPFYQTENDVISVLKREVLPHLSGSIEQIFFYGAGCADEVTSRPITNALISGVPTAQIVEVASDMLGAARGLCGKEPGLACILGTGANNAFYDGGKIVRSVGSLGFWLGDEGSGSYLGKTLVVHFLQNELPKDLHQQFADIYPEINRLSVLDNAYKKPFPNRYFATFSSFIFDHIKHPFIEDLVSCAFGLFIEKYVLKHENPEKYPVHFTGSVAYYYQDILQKSLRNKGLMPGKILKSPLEGLLEYHL from the coding sequence ATGATTTCCAAACCCAATATTTTAATTGCCGATAGCGGTTCTACTAAAACAGACTGGATTTTAAAACTTTCATCCGGAGAGCATTTCCAATTCCACTCTGCCGGCCTGAATCCTTTTTACCAGACTGAAAATGATGTTATTTCTGTTTTAAAAAGAGAAGTTCTGCCTCATCTTTCCGGTTCAATTGAACAAATTTTCTTTTACGGTGCCGGATGTGCAGACGAAGTAACGAGCCGCCCGATTACAAATGCATTGATATCTGGTGTTCCCACGGCTCAAATCGTAGAAGTGGCTTCTGATATGCTTGGAGCGGCAAGAGGATTGTGTGGAAAAGAACCTGGTTTGGCGTGTATTTTAGGTACGGGTGCAAATAATGCGTTTTACGACGGTGGAAAAATTGTCCGGTCAGTTGGTTCACTTGGGTTTTGGCTGGGCGATGAAGGAAGCGGCTCTTATCTGGGCAAAACGCTGGTTGTACATTTTCTGCAAAACGAATTACCGAAAGACCTGCATCAGCAATTTGCCGATATATATCCTGAAATTAACAGACTTTCAGTTTTGGATAATGCCTACAAAAAACCTTTTCCCAACCGATATTTCGCCACTTTTTCAAGTTTCATTTTTGATCATATAAAGCATCCGTTTATAGAAGATCTTGTAAGCTGTGCATTCGGTCTTTTTATTGAAAAGTATGTTTTAAAACACGAAAATCCAGAAAAATATCCTGTGCATTTCACCGGATCAGTAGCCTATTATTATCAGGATATTTTACAAAAAAGTTTAAGAAACAAAGGTTTAATGCCGGGTAAAATTTTAAAATCACCACTGGAAGGTTTGTTGGAATATCACTTATAA
- a CDS encoding cytochrome b5 domain-containing protein — MKEYTRAQLALRNGQDKEDIWCAYQGIIYDVTSSRLWRNGHHYEHWAGQDLTKELGDAPHTKSVFEKFKAIGKLITV; from the coding sequence ATGAAAGAGTATACAAGAGCGCAACTGGCGCTGCGAAACGGGCAGGATAAAGAAGATATATGGTGTGCTTATCAGGGAATTATATATGACGTAACTTCTTCCAGATTATGGAGAAACGGGCATCATTATGAACATTGGGCAGGACAGGACCTTACAAAAGAGCTGGGTGATGCACCACATACCAAAAGCGTGTTCGAAAAATTCAAAGCAATTGGGAAATTAATCACAGTGTAA